TTGAgagtgcgcggcggcgttgggCCGGAGACACTTCGCGCGCTGACGTCTGCAGCGTTGGCTCGTAGACGGACGCAGGTGCGCCAGTACCGCTGTCATTGCACAAACCAACaggcgcctcctcgccgctgaTGCCTTCGCAGGAGTGCTCCCATGGCGCTCGGCGATCGGGATTTGTCTCGAACGCGGCCCGGCGTGCTGGCCGACTGTGCCGCGTCCGCTGCGGGTCGTACGCGTATACATCGCCGTCCGCGTACGGCCGGGACGAACTCGACGAGgacgtcgacggcgatgaggcagagacggcggtAGCTGCGAGCAGTGGCGAGGACGATTGAGACTCACGCTGCGGGGTGTATTTGCGCATCAGCGCAGCGTAGCCGCAGCGAGGGGAGTCGGCAAGGGAGCAGGGGATCGTGTGGCGGTTGATGAAGGATGGACCGCGAGTGGTTGAGGCGTGACGCGAGTGCGACGTTGCACGTGGCTGGTGTGGCGCATCGACCACATCGCCAACGCTGATCACCTGATACTGCTGCTGGCTTAGGGGAGGCCTCGAGAGTGTGTTGCTGCTCTGTGCCGCATCACCGTCAAGGTTCCCAGCCGACACCGCGGCCGAGTTGTCCTGGTCTTgtggccacgctggtgctgcgctgcctttCTCGACGGTAACCTCAGTCTGGCGCGAAGCCTTGTGCCTAtcccgcgccgccgcctcagcgcagcgcagcgcgtgcagcagcacgctcACCTCAGCCAGATTGACACGCTCGCGCCCctgcacgagctgctgctcctcttccgacggcagcaccgtcgtcggCGACCTGCGGCCATCAGATGTCGTGTTGCCGCTCTCGTTGGTGGCAACGCCCTGCTGCTTCACCTGTGGAGCGCTACCACCGCTGTCACCGCCGACCGCCTGCCCGCTGCTCGCTGTTGTGGTGCTGATGGCACTTGTCGTATCCGCTGTGGTGTTAaccgtcagcgccgtcatGCTGGTTACGtgcggcgaaggcgaagaggtcgacgtgtgctgctgttgcgggggctgctgctgcgatgaGGACGGACGACACTTGCGTGCTTTTGGCTGCgtcgagagagaggaggcggagttCGAAGTTGGGTTCCACTCAAAGAAGTCTGGTGTGCCGTCTGCCGCCAGAGCCGGAAAAGTattcgccgtcgccgacgtcATTGGCTTCTCTGCTGCGTCGAAAACCATAACATCATCGCCAACGCTAAGgtcgtccacctcctccacgagctcccagtcgctgccgtcttcgACGTCCTCTCCTGCCGGCGCGCTGATTTCCGAAGCCGCCGCGGGCCTTGCACCCTCGTGGCCCGgcgctgcactgctgccgttctTGACGCCCGCCGCCGAAAGACGCACCTTCTCGTGCGAGCGCTGCGGTGTCGCGTCgtcccgctgctgttgcagctGACGTTGACGCTGGCGCGCAGCATCTCGCACGACTGTGCCACTCGCCGACTCTAGCAACACCGTCATCGCGCGGATCGCCTCTACCCGAAGCTCCTCGCGTGCCTGCGTCTCATCGAACACGACGTCATCGATGGCATCGCGTAGCGCCACGTCCATGGaggcctgcagcagctcgcgctggcgcagtcGCGCTGCCAGGccacgcacgtgcagctctcgcagccgctgccgccccagctgctccgccttctcgatcACCTCGCGCCGTTTGCTGTCTTCCGCCATGCGACACAGCGCCAGCTCGCGGCCAATGCTCAGCAGCTCCAACGTGTCGGCTGCAGGCGAGTTCTCCAGCGACCGCACCTGCTGACCTTCGAGCCGCTCCGTCGCCATcagccgctggcgcgccaGCGTTTCTTGCACCACGACGCTGTACGGATTCAGTGCATCTGCGCCACACCGGCACAACCGCAGGAAAATCGTGCGTGCACTGGCCTCTGCACCCTCGATAACTTCGCGTCGTAGCAGCTCGTCAGCAAACAGCGCTGCGCTGACGATGCCGAGCGACAAGCTGCCGGATAGTCCACGCATGCGTAGAAgtcgctccacctcctcgcgactcgtcggtggcggcgccgtgacTGTCGCAAGCACCGAGGCCGCTGCGGACCTCGAcgtgaagggggaggcggccGGGGTGaggggcgacggcggcagtggaggCACCCAggcccgccgcggcgccgccgccccgtcactggcgacgctgctgctggtttCAGTACCGGTGCCTGTCCGGCTACCCgttgcagccgccgccgcgactgccCACGGGCGGGCCGGCAACAGCGAGAGCATGCTGAAATCAAAGGCCTTCTCCTGCAGTACCGCCTCTCTGTCTTGCAGCATATCGAGCATGACCGTCCTCCGGCCCTCCCGCTCGAGCTCCATGAGCTCGTGGAGAGGCGCGTCCGCGAtaaggcggcggtgcgcaagCACGAGCGCTTCAACGACGTCCGCTGCGGGCGGACttggcggaggcgctgctgctgacgacgATGCATGCTGCGGCACAAGTGGATTGTCTCTGCCCTCGAACCGGACTGGGATGCGTGGCTGCTCTGCACTGCACTTCTCCCATGCgttgtcctcctcgtcgttcATGACGTCTACATCCGCCAACAAGTCACGCGCGACAGGGTGGCGTTGGAAGAGGGAAGCCACTGACCGCGACTGCTCCTGCTCACCGCCGCTcaggtggtgatggtggtcgCACTGGATACGGTCACAGAGAGAGGGCTGCGGGGGCCAGCGCCACATGCTGGTTGTGTGAGCGGCCGAGGGCGGTGCGTCACGCGCTCGCAGCGCAGCATGGGCACCGTAGCCACCGTCGAtcaccgctgccggcactGCAGGAGGGActgtgcgctgcgtcggtggTGACACAAGCACGCGATCTGATGGGGAGGAGCGAGCCACCACACATGTCGCAGGCACCGTCccgcccgctgcgcgcgAGACTAGCGCTCGGTGCGGCTTCTCCCGCACATCCTCCACGACTACCTCTTCACCATCAGTGGCTGCATCGACCAGCTGGTTCTGCGGTGCATTTTCGAGGTCGTTCGCCGCAGAGAAGTCCTCACCTTCGTCTATCGGCtgccgtgtgcgcgtcgcGTTCGCCACaacatccgcagcggcggcagcaacgacgTCTTCTGACGCGCCTgtgcgcggcatcgcagcatctacgtcgtcgtcgcctgcacggccgccgcgggcAGCCGGAGACTCCGGGGCAGCCAGGGCCAAGGGagccttctccgcctcgttCCCCAGCATCTCCACAGGGAagtgcgcggcggcagcggcggtgacaGCGCGCTCGGCTGTTCCCTTGTCCATGCGGACGCTCGGACGGGAGGACGACGATAACGAGGTCAGCGAggatgctgcgcgagcgtcCGCTGTCACCACGGCTGGCGACGCGGCGAGCACCGTCGCAATGTGCCCGACTCCATCCTCCCAACTGCCTTCGACAACCTCGTCGATTCCGTCGCGGGCGGTAATGCGCGTGTCGGCTACGACGATGTCCTCACGCCTTGcatgctgttgttgctgctgctgcaccagttccgccactgctgctgttgccgtcgCGTCGTTGACATTGTCGCGGTGTTGCACTGCCGACGGCTcaggtgggagggagggggcgacaGGCGATCGACTTGCATCCACCGGCACAACCGCCGGGTGATCCTCATCGCTGCCCACCGACGACAGAGGCACCTCCGATGTCTCTGCTCCGGTAGGCTGCAGCACGTAAAGTTGCGctt
Above is a genomic segment from Leishmania major strain Friedlin complete genome, chromosome 3 containing:
- a CDS encoding conserved hypothetical protein (previous protein_id=AAM69050.1); the protein is MNSPPSSKAPGADSPRSFRAGSEAGTARKPLRLRSPPPTASRPPPAVISASASLSPPLPLHRSSSLANRPALPGARRLMDYSLPPPDAAHGIAELVAPHELQLYNTEVRSCGHPQRLYVKVPVSPSSSMVTERDKQGRGAPVPCTEGTEAATPRHHPASSVAHALSPPLAPVSSSSTAADATPPARDTACRAPPPPLASPAVSVSPYAAESARASVGSEPLQLVVTDGVRTPASSASTSLTPAATAETSAMKRHHEDDDDMRDPYQTQLQQQQGREGREIGPQPSPPLVELHQLAMGASTFIPTTLSALSSSRHRSVSGNTEERAIIVVVPADDATHSVPMPAAPASGDEKKLLVQLTEDTTHRGTSTHTSPAEVHQLQEGVSLAVMPSWASHEAAAVAEEEAMLPVHLFTTTVREEVSASSTRSVSHVQSSTERSGIHFSSATAATLPSARVERWVETEPAVPAPWQFAEHAAYTTPHSQPGPTRGSYPSSASAAPASTAPCSTGREELVGAHLNDEAGGSGNGDNREGSSDVRSLSGSEAEAWLLDASGQPSATAEAEQQAQLYVLQPTGAETSEVPLSSVGSDEDHPAVVPVDASRSPVAPSLPPEPSAVQHRDNVNDATATAAVAELVQQQQQQHARREDIVVADTRITARDGIDEVVEGSWEDGVGHIATVLAASPAVVTADARAASSLTSLSSSSRPSVRMDKGTAERAVTAAAAAHFPVEMLGNEAEKAPLALAAPESPAARGGRAGDDDVDAAMPRTGASEDVVAAAAADVVANATRTRQPIDEGEDFSAANDLENAPQNQLVDAATDGEEVVVEDVREKPHRALVSRAAGGTVPATCVVARSSPSDRVLVSPPTQRTVPPAVPAAVIDGGYGAHAALRARDAPPSAAHTTSMWRWPPQPSLCDRIQCDHHHHLSGGEQEQSRSVASLFQRHPVARDLLADVDVMNDEEDNAWEKCSAEQPRIPVRFEGRDNPLVPQHASSSAAAPPPSPPAADVVEALVLAHRRLIADAPLHELMELEREGRRTVMLDMLQDREAVLQEKAFDFSMLSLLPARPWAVAAAAATGSRTGTGTETSSSVASDGAAAPRRAWVPPLPPSPLTPAASPFTSRSAAASVLATVTAPPPTSREEVERLLRMRGLSGSLSLGIVSAALFADELLRREVIEGAEASARTIFLRLCRCGADALNPYSVVVQETLARQRLMATERLEGQQVRSLENSPAADTLELLSIGRELALCRMAEDSKRREVIEKAEQLGRQRLRELHVRGLAARLRQRELLQASMDVALRDAIDDVVFDETQAREELRVEAIRAMTVLLESASGTVVRDAARQRQRQLQQQRDDATPQRSHEKVRLSAAGVKNGSSAAPGHEGARPAAASEISAPAGEDVEDGSDWELVEEVDDLSVGDDVMVFDAAEKPMTSATANTFPALAADGTPDFFEWNPTSNSASSLSTQPKARKCRPSSSQQQPPQQQHTSTSSPSPHVTSMTALTVNTTADTTSAISTTTASSGQAVGGDSGGSAPQVKQQGVATNESGNTTSDGRRSPTTVLPSEEEQQLVQGRERVNLAEVSVLLHALRCAEAAARDRHKASRQTEVTVEKGSAAPAWPQDQDNSAAVSAGNLDGDAAQSSNTLSRPPLSQQQYQVISVGDVVDAPHQPRATSHSRHASTTRGPSFINRHTIPCSLADSPRCGYAALMRKYTPQRESQSSSPLLAATAVSASSPSTSSSSSSRPYADGDVYAYDPQRTRHSRPARRAAFETNPDRRAPWEHSCEGISGEEAPVGLCNDSGTGAPASVYEPTLQTSAREVSPAQRRRALSTLEPSHVPSASTVPLVLEVIAEMRSTRSSPAADVTVSPMSSGARLSQSPTRARPPQAYAAPTAAWAKYVQEQQLVQCVRDRGAATVDGGGQRALHTSSATPIKNGGAATHVNLDQSGCSRRRWGHAADHTVQHVSAPQAPLLITRLPLECGPGVWTSSPRYAHGGVHVVATTTPPRTRPAPATLADAFSQAARTGDVVHLPATVAELLRAPQHTHLPCPAPAASAGPMKGPSCQLAEDRHAPRQHLTPYNYVDVFYKYRDRSPRGSAPAVPSSADALVQLPSTPSAAFISARCTAVRDREMQHDLRQLRQAPSPSHARRAPPSPPARAGRGGSSTRVASSRRGSSTSSGSALIATAAATWGEDEVLTDASAESEDCYFDDDDAFALRTAAAVSRAGRHRAVAQRRQQQQQPSHGALRAPAWSPASPSVPPPRQQRRQSASDAASGHHGGDGGRVRPAGYRVPPAPSPCSRVSSRTPPSLSSPASPSTAVVPSVVASSWRNTPAPPVPASLWCPSRHGMLHSGRSSGGGNTTRSSGDHITRQDRRAPSSAAAPARVVSIA